The proteins below come from a single Chloroflexota bacterium genomic window:
- a CDS encoding mandelate racemase/muconate lactonizing enzyme family protein, with product MRISDVRATILSAPIPAGSRVRSGVGLKYARTSTFVEVLTDEGVTGLGSCLGNPPSAIKAVVEDVFAPALHGRDPFEIEAIWRDLYIGRLERSSGPRGIGVGALSGIDIALWDIKGKALGVPIYELLGGAAHPKVRAYASSVYWQAPESAYEEAKRYIAQGYTAVKVKIGGDLDRDLAMMVAVREAIGPKVDLFVDANVSYTTKLALKVVRELERLNVFWFEEPIPFDDLDGMKQLSDATSVRIAAGENNYTRYGFRDVIGRKAVDVIQPDTARCGGISEIRKIGAMATANDLLFVPHSFGDAALELAALHVIASTPEAFIIEHDITHNPLRSELGGALLEAQDGYLPLPNRPGLGVELTDEIREKFAYRGGTDISVAVKPALGLVGEDLADRGAT from the coding sequence ATGCGCATCTCCGACGTCCGCGCCACGATCCTCTCGGCGCCAATCCCGGCCGGATCGCGCGTCCGCTCGGGGGTCGGGCTCAAGTACGCGCGGACCAGCACATTTGTCGAGGTGCTGACCGACGAAGGCGTGACCGGGCTGGGTAGCTGCCTTGGCAACCCGCCATCGGCGATCAAGGCGGTCGTCGAAGATGTGTTCGCGCCGGCCCTGCATGGTCGCGACCCGTTCGAGATCGAGGCGATCTGGCGCGACCTCTACATCGGCCGCCTCGAACGGTCATCAGGGCCGCGCGGGATTGGCGTCGGCGCCCTCAGTGGCATCGACATCGCCCTCTGGGACATCAAGGGCAAGGCGCTCGGCGTGCCGATCTATGAGCTCCTCGGCGGTGCTGCCCACCCGAAGGTGCGCGCGTATGCGAGCTCTGTGTACTGGCAGGCACCCGAATCAGCCTACGAGGAGGCGAAGCGATACATCGCCCAGGGGTACACCGCCGTCAAGGTGAAGATCGGCGGCGACCTTGATCGTGACCTGGCGATGATGGTGGCGGTCCGCGAGGCGATCGGCCCGAAGGTGGACCTGTTCGTGGATGCCAACGTCAGCTACACCACCAAGCTTGCCCTCAAGGTGGTCCGGGAGCTTGAGCGCCTCAACGTCTTCTGGTTCGAGGAGCCAATCCCGTTCGACGACCTCGACGGCATGAAGCAGCTCTCCGACGCGACCTCGGTCCGGATCGCGGCCGGCGAGAACAACTACACTCGCTACGGCTTCCGTGACGTGATTGGCCGAAAGGCCGTGGACGTGATCCAGCCGGACACGGCCCGTTGCGGCGGCATCAGCGAGATCCGCAAGATCGGCGCAATGGCGACGGCCAACGACCTCCTGTTCGTGCCGCACTCGTTCGGGGACGCCGCGCTGGAGCTTGCGGCGCTCCATGTGATCGCGTCCACACCGGAAGCGTTCATCATCGAGCACGACATCACCCACAACCCACTCCGTAGCGAGCTTGGCGGTGCGCTCCTCGAAGCGCAGGACGGCTATCTGCCGCTCCCGAACAGGCCGGGACTGGGCGTCGAGCTCACGGATGAGATCCGCGAGAAGTTCGCCTACCGTGGCGGCACGGACATCTCGGTGGCAGTCAAGCCGGCCCTCGGGCTGGTCGGGGAAGACCTCGCCGACCGCGGCGCCACCTAA
- a CDS encoding ABC transporter substrate-binding protein, with product MTSSNTRSYRTRREFLMLGGATVAVVLSQACSQPSAPAAKPTAAPAVQVAPTTPPQVPKSALQQATAAPAGQAAPVATQAAAAAPAKPTAAPAPANVRRGGTLTVAKPSPMREFDPFQVSPGHYTWMRAIWNSPVHYDAALTPQPELAESWQFSPDNLEMTLRLRKGVKFHSGREFVSEDVKFTVNFAASNDKASLRSAYQTIKEVKTPDPHTAILRFDKINPGVFDILDTLYIMDRDTIDQIGKTAIGTGPFKLDRYVPNDRVEMSAFKEYWEPGKPYVDKFVVRQIPDLSAMAINLESGEVDAVWQVNFPDLVRLRDSGKFVADLGAPGAFKFAFELNLKREPLQNKKVRQALAWAVDRKRFTETGLYSLVEPTPLLWPEHSWAYFKDLESRIGFDLERSKALLAEAGFANGFDLEILGSSAIGPGHGALLQVIQSDLKKIGINARINEMDPAQVSDRLEKADMMSTVHTFGRGNRDPGSVFAGTKSLYSAKEGGWTNIENDEYDKLRADLQSTLDRDARQKICRRIQEIMLDECFNNPVAYQPRSWVLAPYVKGLTYNMDNTPYVSDMWLDK from the coding sequence ATGACCAGCTCCAACACTCGGAGTTATCGAACGCGTCGTGAGTTCCTGATGCTCGGCGGGGCAACGGTCGCCGTCGTATTGAGCCAGGCCTGCTCGCAGCCATCGGCGCCGGCCGCCAAGCCCACCGCCGCACCGGCGGTCCAGGTTGCGCCAACGACCCCGCCGCAGGTCCCGAAGTCCGCGCTCCAGCAGGCGACCGCTGCTCCGGCGGGGCAAGCTGCCCCGGTGGCCACCCAGGCTGCCGCTGCCGCGCCGGCGAAGCCCACGGCCGCCCCGGCCCCTGCGAACGTAAGGCGTGGCGGCACTCTGACCGTCGCGAAGCCGTCGCCGATGCGGGAGTTCGACCCGTTCCAGGTCAGCCCGGGCCACTACACCTGGATGCGGGCGATCTGGAACTCGCCGGTCCATTACGACGCCGCGCTCACCCCACAACCCGAACTCGCCGAGTCCTGGCAGTTCAGCCCGGACAACCTGGAGATGACGCTGCGGCTGCGCAAGGGCGTGAAGTTCCACTCCGGCCGCGAGTTTGTCTCCGAGGACGTGAAGTTCACCGTCAATTTCGCGGCGAGCAACGACAAGGCATCGTTGCGCTCGGCCTATCAGACGATCAAAGAAGTGAAGACGCCGGACCCACACACGGCGATCCTCCGCTTTGACAAGATCAACCCCGGCGTCTTCGATATCCTCGACACGCTCTACATCATGGATAGGGACACCATCGACCAGATCGGGAAGACGGCCATCGGGACGGGGCCGTTCAAGCTCGACCGATACGTCCCGAACGACCGTGTCGAGATGAGCGCCTTCAAAGAGTACTGGGAGCCCGGCAAGCCGTACGTGGACAAGTTCGTCGTGCGGCAGATCCCGGACCTGAGCGCGATGGCGATTAATCTCGAATCCGGTGAGGTTGACGCAGTCTGGCAGGTCAACTTCCCGGACCTCGTGCGCCTGCGCGACAGCGGCAAGTTTGTGGCGGACCTCGGGGCGCCGGGCGCGTTCAAGTTCGCCTTCGAGCTCAACCTGAAGCGCGAGCCGCTGCAGAATAAGAAGGTGCGGCAGGCGCTGGCCTGGGCCGTGGACCGCAAGCGGTTCACCGAGACCGGCCTCTACAGCCTGGTGGAGCCGACCCCGCTGCTCTGGCCGGAGCATTCGTGGGCCTACTTCAAGGATCTCGAATCGAGGATCGGCTTCGATCTGGAGAGGTCGAAGGCGCTGCTGGCCGAGGCCGGCTTCGCCAACGGGTTCGACCTGGAGATCCTCGGCTCCTCGGCGATCGGCCCCGGCCACGGCGCACTGTTGCAGGTGATCCAGTCCGACCTGAAGAAGATCGGGATCAACGCCCGCATCAACGAGATGGACCCGGCCCAGGTCAGCGACCGGCTTGAGAAGGCCGACATGATGTCCACGGTCCACACGTTCGGGCGTGGCAACCGCGATCCTGGCTCCGTCTTCGCCGGCACCAAGTCGCTCTACTCCGCGAAGGAAGGCGGCTGGACCAACATCGAGAACGACGAGTACGACAAGCTCAGGGCCGACCTCCAGTCGACCCTGGACCGTGACGCACGCCAGAAGATCTGCCGGAGGATCCAGGAGATCATGCTGGACGAGTGCTTCAACAACCCGGTCGCGTACCAGCCGCGCTCCTGGGTGCTGGCCCCGTACGTCAAGGGGCTGACCTACAACATGGACAACACGCCGTACGTCTCGGACATGTGGCTGGACAAGTGA
- a CDS encoding GntR family transcriptional regulator produces the protein MRLRPEDLAAQLGLSPTPVKHALARLAGEGLVDHRAGLGPIVAQPTIEEILDLYECRLMCELHAVREGFARVDAPFLAELERRLERHEAACDARDTSFESQRRVLEADRDFHGWYMELWPNGRARTWYAQLNTHIRSYQISNRMRARAGMLVEHRAIYAAFAARDLGRTLDAVRTHLGLAKQSFLDRATATADDDANPPPDRADAQRNGGVSE, from the coding sequence ATGCGTCTTCGGCCTGAGGATCTCGCGGCCCAGTTGGGACTGAGCCCCACGCCGGTCAAGCACGCCCTGGCGCGTCTGGCCGGCGAGGGGCTGGTGGATCATCGCGCCGGGCTCGGGCCGATCGTGGCCCAGCCCACCATCGAGGAGATCCTGGACCTGTACGAATGCCGGCTGATGTGCGAGCTCCACGCGGTCCGCGAGGGCTTCGCCCGGGTGGATGCCCCGTTCCTGGCGGAGCTTGAACGCCGGCTTGAGCGACACGAAGCGGCCTGCGACGCGCGTGATACCAGCTTCGAGTCGCAGCGACGGGTCTTGGAAGCGGACCGCGACTTCCACGGGTGGTACATGGAGCTCTGGCCCAACGGGCGGGCCAGGACGTGGTACGCCCAGTTGAACACCCACATCCGCTCATACCAGATCAGCAATCGGATGCGTGCACGAGCGGGAATGCTTGTGGAGCACCGGGCCATCTACGCCGCCTTCGCAGCACGAGACCTGGGGCGCACGCTCGATGCGGTGCGAACCCACCTTGGACTGGCGAAGCAATCGTTCCTCGATCGAGCCACGGCAACGGCGGATGACGACGCCAATCCGCCGCCGGATCGTGCCGATGCACAGCGCAACGGGGGCGTGAGTGAGTGA
- a CDS encoding dihydrodipicolinate synthase family protein, protein MAQPWHGIYTILLTPFHNDRSLDEASLRDEVDFVIAAGAHGIVTPVNTSEFSLLDDDERRRLTEIVIEQARGRVPVVIGTAAAAVGTAVRLTRHAREHGATGVIAMPPYVIPLGPDGVLDYYRQIADAADGLPVVVQNVGGQVGAPLRPEAIAKIAEAIPQVLYVKEETLPSTHRISEVLRLGGDHLSGVFGGSGGRCLVDELQRGACGLMSGCHLVDAQVKVFELLEKGDEAGAREAFVRQLPAQTIWGLLGIRVAKEILRRRGVFRATVSRRPDTDLDEYDLRELDHAMALVQQDLVTGVVA, encoded by the coding sequence ACGAGGCCAGCCTGCGCGACGAGGTCGATTTCGTCATCGCGGCGGGCGCCCACGGCATCGTCACGCCGGTCAACACTAGCGAGTTCTCGCTCCTGGACGACGATGAGCGGCGCCGGCTGACCGAGATCGTCATCGAGCAGGCGCGCGGGCGCGTACCGGTCGTGATCGGCACGGCTGCCGCGGCCGTCGGCACGGCCGTGCGCCTGACCCGGCATGCCCGCGAGCACGGCGCGACCGGGGTCATCGCCATGCCGCCGTACGTGATCCCGCTCGGTCCGGATGGCGTGTTGGACTACTACCGCCAGATCGCGGATGCCGCCGACGGGCTGCCAGTCGTTGTCCAGAACGTTGGCGGGCAGGTCGGTGCGCCGCTCCGCCCGGAGGCCATTGCAAAGATCGCCGAGGCGATCCCCCAGGTTCTGTACGTCAAGGAGGAGACGCTCCCGAGTACCCACCGCATCTCGGAAGTGCTCCGGCTCGGCGGAGACCACCTGAGCGGCGTCTTTGGGGGCTCGGGCGGGCGCTGCCTGGTGGATGAGCTCCAGCGCGGCGCCTGCGGCCTGATGTCCGGCTGCCACCTGGTGGACGCCCAGGTCAAGGTCTTCGAGCTCCTGGAGAAGGGCGACGAGGCGGGCGCCCGCGAGGCGTTCGTACGGCAGCTACCGGCCCAGACCATCTGGGGGCTGCTCGGTATCCGCGTCGCCAAGGAGATCCTGCGCCGACGCGGCGTCTTCCGGGCCACGGTCAGCCGCCGACCAGACACCGACCTCGACGAGTACGACCTCCGCGAGCTTGACCACGCGATGGCACTGGTCCAGCAAGACCTCGTGACGGGAGTCGTCGCATGA